A single region of the Polyodon spathula isolate WHYD16114869_AA chromosome 40, ASM1765450v1, whole genome shotgun sequence genome encodes:
- the LOC121304916 gene encoding mRNA decay activator protein ZFP36L1-like isoform X1 produces the protein MPSDFLTPFLELDDEFYKNFRTVDLIDSVMHSVTQKKTQGFKRRHSTCPVTLPNSKFNSGSVDQLSELSGWPVQPQDSQLWSREKEQQLPRSCLSQIPFRVDRSVSMIESQVSNFGGPAQVTPPPLAPPPGLGCSTNSLPSKSPTSPAPAPTSSRYKTELCRTFDESGTCKYGTKCQFAHGMDEVRGLSRHPKYKTEPCRTFHTIGFCPYGARCHFIHNDEEQRPATATDTQQAKERPQLRQSISFAGFSTRSISGFQNLNKPLTFSRASSVSPPPSTGSPELLSPIFPEPKALKHSYTICGEVGKDQPATPRFCAVTDSNCAQSGHDKNGLHPPPSTHSHHRTAFTFLGLPLLHRSASADSLSDQEDYTSSSSLSGSESPSFEGRRLPIFSRISVSDD, from the exons ATGCCTTCCGACTTCCTCACCCCGTTTTTGGAGCTGGACGATGAATTCTACAAG AACTTTCGAACCGTGGATTTGATAGATAGTGTTATGCATAGTGTGACGCAAAAGAAGACACAGGGATTCAAGCGCAGACACTCAACTTGCCCCGTCACCCTGCCCAACTCCAAATTCAACAGCGGCAGCGTGGACCAGCTCAGCGAACTTTCCGGGTGGCCTGTGCAGCCGCAGGACAGTCAGCTCTGGAGCAGGGAGAAGGAGCAGCAGCTTCCCCGGTCCTGCCTCAGTCAGATCCCGTTCAGGGTGGACCGCTCGGTCAGCATGATCGAAAGCCAGGTCAGCAATTTTGGGGGTCCTGCTCAGGtcactccccctcctctggcacCCCCTCCCGGCTTGGGATGCAGCACCAATTCCTTGCCGTCCAAATCGCCCACgtcccccgcccccgcccccacGTCTTCCCGATACAAAACAGAGCTGTGCCGTACCTTCGATGAGAGTGGCACTTGCAAATACGGAACCAAGTGCCAATTCGCACATGGCATGGACGAGGTTCGAGGTCTGTCTAGGCACCCCAAGTACAAAACCGAGCCCTGCCGTACCTTCCACACCATCGGCTTCTGTCCCTATGGCGCCCGCTGCCACTTCATCCATAACGATGAGGAACAGCGCCCCGCCACAGCCACCGACACACAGCAAGCTAAAGAACGCCCGCAGCTCCGCCAGAGTATAAGCTTCGCCGGTTTCTCAACCCGGTCCATCTCCGGCTTCCAAAATCTCAACAAGCCCCTAACCTTCTCGAGAGCTTCCTCTGTGTCCCCTCCACCTTCCACTGGCAGCCCCGAGTTACTCTCCCCCATCTTTCCCGAACCCAAAGCTCTCAAGCACAGCTACACCATCTGTGGAGAAGTCGGCAAAGATCAGCCTGCCACCCCACGTTTTTGCGCGGTCACTGACTCCAACTGCGCACAGAGTGGGCACGACAAAAACGGGCTTCATCCACCACCCTCAACCCACAGCCACCATAGGACTGCCTTTACTTTCCTGGGGCTACCTCTGCTCCACAGAAGCGCCTCGGCGGACTCCCTCTCGGACCAGGAAGACTACACCAGCTCAAGCAGCCTCAGTGGCTCAGAGTCCCCGAGCTTCGAAGGCAGGCGGCTCCCCATATTCAGCAGGATCTCCGTGTCAGACGACTAA
- the LOC121304916 gene encoding mRNA decay activator protein ZFP36L1-like isoform X2 has translation MNSTSLVCPPLQNFRTVDLIDSVMHSVTQKKTQGFKRRHSTCPVTLPNSKFNSGSVDQLSELSGWPVQPQDSQLWSREKEQQLPRSCLSQIPFRVDRSVSMIESQVSNFGGPAQVTPPPLAPPPGLGCSTNSLPSKSPTSPAPAPTSSRYKTELCRTFDESGTCKYGTKCQFAHGMDEVRGLSRHPKYKTEPCRTFHTIGFCPYGARCHFIHNDEEQRPATATDTQQAKERPQLRQSISFAGFSTRSISGFQNLNKPLTFSRASSVSPPPSTGSPELLSPIFPEPKALKHSYTICGEVGKDQPATPRFCAVTDSNCAQSGHDKNGLHPPPSTHSHHRTAFTFLGLPLLHRSASADSLSDQEDYTSSSSLSGSESPSFEGRRLPIFSRISVSDD, from the exons ATGAATTCTACAAG tcttGTGTGCCCCCCATTACAGAACTTTCGAACCGTGGATTTGATAGATAGTGTTATGCATAGTGTGACGCAAAAGAAGACACAGGGATTCAAGCGCAGACACTCAACTTGCCCCGTCACCCTGCCCAACTCCAAATTCAACAGCGGCAGCGTGGACCAGCTCAGCGAACTTTCCGGGTGGCCTGTGCAGCCGCAGGACAGTCAGCTCTGGAGCAGGGAGAAGGAGCAGCAGCTTCCCCGGTCCTGCCTCAGTCAGATCCCGTTCAGGGTGGACCGCTCGGTCAGCATGATCGAAAGCCAGGTCAGCAATTTTGGGGGTCCTGCTCAGGtcactccccctcctctggcacCCCCTCCCGGCTTGGGATGCAGCACCAATTCCTTGCCGTCCAAATCGCCCACgtcccccgcccccgcccccacGTCTTCCCGATACAAAACAGAGCTGTGCCGTACCTTCGATGAGAGTGGCACTTGCAAATACGGAACCAAGTGCCAATTCGCACATGGCATGGACGAGGTTCGAGGTCTGTCTAGGCACCCCAAGTACAAAACCGAGCCCTGCCGTACCTTCCACACCATCGGCTTCTGTCCCTATGGCGCCCGCTGCCACTTCATCCATAACGATGAGGAACAGCGCCCCGCCACAGCCACCGACACACAGCAAGCTAAAGAACGCCCGCAGCTCCGCCAGAGTATAAGCTTCGCCGGTTTCTCAACCCGGTCCATCTCCGGCTTCCAAAATCTCAACAAGCCCCTAACCTTCTCGAGAGCTTCCTCTGTGTCCCCTCCACCTTCCACTGGCAGCCCCGAGTTACTCTCCCCCATCTTTCCCGAACCCAAAGCTCTCAAGCACAGCTACACCATCTGTGGAGAAGTCGGCAAAGATCAGCCTGCCACCCCACGTTTTTGCGCGGTCACTGACTCCAACTGCGCACAGAGTGGGCACGACAAAAACGGGCTTCATCCACCACCCTCAACCCACAGCCACCATAGGACTGCCTTTACTTTCCTGGGGCTACCTCTGCTCCACAGAAGCGCCTCGGCGGACTCCCTCTCGGACCAGGAAGACTACACCAGCTCAAGCAGCCTCAGTGGCTCAGAGTCCCCGAGCTTCGAAGGCAGGCGGCTCCCCATATTCAGCAGGATCTCCGTGTCAGACGACTAA